One Herbaspirillum rubrisubalbicans genomic window carries:
- the rbsK gene encoding ribokinase — MIVIIGSVNMDLVLRVPRMPMPGETLAGDKFMTIPGGKGANQAVACARLAAPGTAVAMVACVGDDAFGAQMRSSITACGIDDRYIDEVAGEATGIASIMVDAQAQNSIVIAAGANGRLDVERIERARPLIEQASIVLLQLEVPMATVIHSIELAHALGKTVVLNPAPAQALPRELLQKIDYLILNEIEAAMLAEQQSEDIPLLADKLHALGARNVVVTLGEKGVYGSFADGQQRHLPARKVQAVDTTAAGDTFIGGFIGAIAQGRDQFEAIAYAQAAAALSVTRVGAQTSIPTRDEVVL; from the coding sequence ATGATCGTCATCATCGGCAGCGTCAACATGGACCTGGTATTGCGCGTACCGCGGATGCCCATGCCGGGCGAAACCCTGGCCGGCGACAAATTCATGACCATCCCCGGTGGCAAGGGCGCCAACCAGGCCGTGGCCTGCGCCCGCCTGGCCGCGCCTGGCACGGCTGTGGCCATGGTGGCCTGCGTCGGCGACGATGCCTTTGGCGCCCAGATGCGCAGCTCCATTACCGCCTGCGGCATCGATGACCGCTACATCGACGAAGTCGCTGGCGAAGCCACCGGCATCGCCTCCATCATGGTCGACGCCCAGGCGCAGAACAGCATCGTCATCGCCGCTGGCGCCAATGGTCGCCTGGATGTGGAACGCATCGAACGCGCCCGCCCCTTGATCGAACAGGCCTCCATCGTGTTGTTGCAACTGGAAGTGCCGATGGCCACCGTCATCCACAGCATCGAACTGGCCCATGCACTGGGCAAGACCGTGGTGCTCAATCCGGCGCCGGCACAAGCCTTGCCGCGCGAATTGCTGCAAAAGATCGATTACCTGATCTTGAACGAAATCGAAGCGGCCATGCTGGCCGAGCAGCAATCAGAAGACATCCCGCTGCTGGCCGACAAGCTGCACGCCCTGGGCGCACGCAACGTGGTGGTCACGCTGGGCGAAAAGGGCGTCTATGGTTCTTTCGCCGATGGCCAGCAACGCCACCTGCCGGCGCGCAAGGTGCAGGCAGTCGATACCACGGCGGCCGGGGACACCTTCATCGGCGGCTTCATCGGCGCCATCGCCCAGGGCCGCGACCAGTTCGAGGCAATTGCCTATGCCCAGGCCGCCGCCGCCTTGAGCGTGACCCGGGTCGGCGCCCAGACCTCCATTCCTACGCGCGACGAAGTCGTGCTCTGA
- the rbsD gene encoding D-ribose pyranase, with amino-acid sequence MKKTALLNAAISQVIATMGHGDTLVIGDVGLPAPAGVPVIDLAVTRGVPEFMTVLQTVLTELQVEFHVVAEELQTVSPALSARIDALELPQKRSLSHQDFKQATGRAKAYIRTGECTPYANIILGSGVVF; translated from the coding sequence ATGAAAAAGACTGCCTTGCTCAACGCTGCCATTTCCCAGGTGATTGCCACCATGGGCCATGGCGATACCCTGGTCATCGGTGACGTCGGCTTGCCCGCGCCTGCCGGTGTGCCGGTCATCGACCTGGCCGTGACCCGCGGCGTGCCCGAGTTCATGACTGTGCTGCAGACGGTGCTCACTGAATTGCAGGTGGAATTCCATGTCGTGGCCGAAGAATTGCAGACGGTCAGCCCGGCCTTGTCGGCCCGCATCGATGCATTGGAACTGCCACAAAAGCGCAGCCTGTCGCACCAGGATTTCAAGCAGGCAACTGGCCGTGCCAAGGCTTATATCCGTACCGGTGAATGCACGCCGTATGCCAATATCATCCTGGGTTCTGGCGTGGTCTTCTGA
- a CDS encoding sugar ABC transporter ATP-binding protein, with the protein MQPNDSPSQGSPLLTLSGIGKSYAAPVLDGIDLDLHPGQVLALTGENGAGKSTLSKIICGLVDASAGAMTLDGQPFAPVSRTQAEGLGIRMVMQELNLIPTLSIAENLFLEKLPRRFGWIDRKKLAEAARAQMEVVGLGELDPWTPVGDLGLGHQQMVEIARNLIGSCRCLILDEPTAMLTNREVELLFSRIERLRAEGVAIIYISHRLEELKRIADRIVVLRDGKLVCNDDIGRYSTEQLVQLMAGELTKVDLDAEHRRIGAPLLRIRGLGRAPLVRPASLALHSGEVLGIAGLIGSGRTELLRLIFGADRADQGEVFIGDSQQPARIRSPKDAVKAGIAMVTEDRKGQGLLLPQAISVNTSLANLGQVSRAGMLDHVAEAKVAGEFVKKLRIRSGSVAQAAGELSGGNQQKVVIARWLYRDCPIMLFDEPTRGIDIGAKSDIYRLFAELAAQGKGLLVVSSDLRELMQICDRIAVMSAGRIAETFSRDDWSQERILAAAFSGYVGRQEAAEAAHVAGNTA; encoded by the coding sequence ATGCAGCCCAACGATTCCCCCTCCCAAGGCTCGCCCCTGCTGACATTGTCCGGCATTGGCAAGAGCTACGCCGCACCGGTGCTCGACGGCATCGACCTGGATCTGCATCCGGGCCAGGTGCTGGCACTGACCGGCGAAAACGGCGCCGGCAAGAGTACGCTCTCCAAGATCATCTGCGGCCTGGTCGATGCCAGCGCCGGTGCCATGACGCTGGACGGCCAGCCCTTTGCACCGGTCTCGCGTACCCAGGCAGAAGGCCTGGGGATCCGCATGGTGATGCAGGAATTGAACCTGATTCCCACCCTGTCGATCGCCGAAAACCTGTTCCTGGAAAAGCTGCCACGCCGCTTCGGCTGGATCGACCGCAAGAAGCTGGCCGAAGCTGCCCGTGCGCAGATGGAAGTGGTGGGGCTGGGGGAGCTGGATCCGTGGACGCCGGTCGGAGACCTGGGCCTGGGTCACCAGCAGATGGTCGAGATCGCGCGCAACCTGATCGGTAGCTGCCGCTGCCTGATCCTGGACGAACCCACGGCCATGCTGACCAACCGCGAGGTGGAACTGCTGTTCTCGCGCATCGAGCGCCTGCGTGCCGAAGGCGTGGCCATCATCTACATCTCGCACCGCCTGGAAGAATTGAAGCGCATCGCCGACCGCATCGTGGTGCTGCGCGATGGCAAGCTGGTCTGCAACGACGACATCGGCCGTTATTCCACCGAACAACTGGTGCAATTGATGGCGGGTGAATTGACCAAGGTCGATCTGGACGCCGAGCATCGCCGTATCGGCGCACCCTTGCTGCGCATCCGTGGCCTGGGGCGGGCACCGCTGGTGCGGCCGGCCAGCCTGGCCTTGCATTCCGGCGAAGTGCTGGGCATTGCCGGCCTGATCGGCTCGGGCCGCACCGAACTGCTGCGCCTGATCTTCGGTGCCGACCGCGCCGACCAGGGGGAAGTCTTCATCGGCGACAGCCAACAGCCCGCTCGCATCCGCAGCCCCAAGGATGCGGTCAAGGCCGGCATCGCCATGGTCACCGAAGACCGCAAAGGGCAGGGCTTGCTGCTGCCGCAAGCCATCAGCGTCAATACCTCTCTGGCCAACCTGGGGCAGGTCAGCCGCGCTGGCATGTTGGACCATGTCGCCGAAGCCAAGGTGGCTGGCGAGTTCGTCAAGAAGCTGCGCATCCGCAGCGGCAGCGTGGCTCAAGCAGCCGGTGAGCTGTCGGGCGGCAACCAGCAAAAGGTGGTGATCGCCCGCTGGCTGTATCGCGATTGCCCCATCATGTTGTTCGATGAACCGACCCGGGGCATCGACATCGGCGCCAAGTCCGATATCTATCGTCTCTTCGCCGAACTGGCCGCGCAAGGCAAGGGCTTGCTGGTGGTCTCCAGCGACCTGCGCGAACTGATGCAGATCTGCGACCGCATCGCGGTGATGAGCGCTGGTCGCATTGCCGAGACCTTCAGCCGGGACGACTGGTCGCAGGAACGCATCCTGGCCGCCGCCTTCAGCGGTTACGTGGGACGCCAGGAAGCCGCCGAAGCGGCGCATGTGGCCGGCAATACGGCCTGA
- a CDS encoding ABC transporter permease: MQTSSTPAASRQAAYLAGVKNYLGLIAALLAMCVMFAFLSENFLSAATFITLSNDIPPLVVMSVGMTFILIIGGIDLSVGSVMALAASMLSMAMVRWGWPLYAAAPLGVVVAALCGTLTGMVAVHWRIPSFIVSLGVLEIARGLAYQVTNSRTEYIGSAVDVISSPILFGMSPAFLSAIAIVIIAQLVLTRTVLGRYWIGIGTNEEAVRLSGVNPNPSKILAFALMGALAGIAALFQVSRLEAADPNGGVGMELQVIAAVVIGGTSLMGGRGSVVSTFIGVLIISVLEAGLAQVGVSEPMKRIITGAVIVVAVILDTYRRRGQRHAR, encoded by the coding sequence ATGCAAACTTCCTCTACCCCCGCCGCCAGCCGGCAAGCGGCCTACCTGGCCGGTGTCAAGAACTACCTGGGACTGATCGCAGCCCTGCTGGCGATGTGCGTGATGTTCGCCTTCCTGAGCGAAAACTTCCTCAGCGCCGCGACCTTCATTACGCTCTCCAATGACATTCCGCCGCTGGTGGTGATGTCGGTGGGCATGACCTTCATCCTCATCATCGGCGGCATCGACCTCTCGGTCGGCTCGGTGATGGCGCTGGCGGCCTCCATGCTTTCCATGGCCATGGTGCGCTGGGGCTGGCCGCTGTATGCCGCCGCCCCTCTGGGCGTGGTGGTGGCTGCCCTATGCGGCACGCTGACCGGCATGGTCGCGGTGCACTGGCGCATTCCTTCCTTCATCGTCTCGCTGGGTGTGCTGGAAATCGCCCGCGGCCTGGCCTACCAGGTCACCAATTCGCGCACCGAATACATCGGCAGTGCAGTGGACGTGATCAGTTCGCCCATTCTGTTCGGGATGTCGCCGGCTTTCCTGTCGGCCATTGCCATCGTCATCATTGCTCAACTGGTCTTGACCCGCACCGTGCTGGGCCGCTACTGGATCGGTATCGGTACCAATGAAGAAGCGGTGCGGTTGTCGGGGGTGAACCCCAATCCCAGCAAGATTCTGGCCTTCGCCCTGATGGGCGCGCTGGCCGGCATCGCCGCGCTATTCCAGGTGTCGCGTCTGGAAGCGGCCGACCCCAACGGTGGCGTGGGCATGGAACTGCAAGTGATTGCCGCCGTGGTCATCGGCGGCACCAGCCTGATGGGCGGTCGCGGTTCGGTCGTGAGCACCTTCATCGGCGTGTTGATCATCTCGGTACTGGAAGCCGGTCTGGCCCAGGTCGGCGTGAGCGAGCCGATGAAGCGCATCATCACCGGTGCGGTCATCGTGGTGGCCGTGATCCTGGACACCTACCGCCGTCGCGGCCAACGCCACGCCCGCTGA
- a CDS encoding AsmA family protein — MRIFTWSIAALAALLAVPILLVALLDWNLLKPWLSRQFSVVLSREIRLDGPISLSWSLAPSSPQGGVSWLPQLHLTAQDLQIGNPAWAHSAAHLLRAQRLDLHFSPLPLLRWHWHVTDLRIDGLDLVMERVDEHHKNWRFSDQPRSRWSFDIHQIVFDHALIRYVDQPLDLDLRFDVRPLTSDINRAAALRDQRDQRDDGALMLQAAVSGRYGQAPVQGQLRGGALPDLLNEGSVYPLQAEGEVGAVHTVIHGNLIEPHHLQRADLRIRLSGDSLDRLYAATGVPLPSTQPFSTSGQLTITRVDAETRAWNWRYEHFSGKVGDSDFAGDATYYRGPPKNHLTVQAEAALLRLSDYLPAAGTKEAGGSSKSRVLPEKPAQPQRWAKLNADISLQAKRVQLRPDLEWQDASVTLRLQDQVLTAAPLRFSMAGGKGEGELSLDGRQSEIGSHLQVRLHELQVRQLFPRLAKLDASFGKLDGQATLTGQGNSVTAMLASAHGEIQADLSQGTISQFILEAAGLNLANAVFAKFYRDQQVKLLCGAADVRIQNGLAQVRRGILNTEDAAIDISGEVDLGKQSLALNVYPRTKQMRILSLRTPLYVRGSFAKPDIGASKSGLAARTGAAAALALVAPMAAVIPLVTPGQAIPDDCTPHPAQ; from the coding sequence GTGCGGATCTTCACCTGGAGCATCGCCGCGCTGGCCGCCTTGCTGGCGGTCCCCATCCTGCTGGTCGCCCTGTTGGACTGGAACCTACTCAAGCCCTGGTTGAGCCGGCAGTTTTCCGTGGTGTTGTCACGCGAGATCAGGCTCGATGGTCCGATCAGCCTGTCGTGGTCGCTGGCCCCCAGTAGCCCGCAAGGTGGCGTGTCCTGGCTGCCGCAACTGCATTTGACGGCCCAGGACTTGCAGATCGGCAACCCCGCCTGGGCCCACAGTGCCGCTCACCTGCTGCGTGCCCAGCGCCTGGATCTGCACTTTTCCCCGCTGCCACTGCTACGCTGGCACTGGCACGTCACCGACCTGCGCATCGATGGCTTGGACCTGGTCATGGAGCGCGTCGACGAGCACCACAAGAACTGGCGCTTTTCCGACCAGCCACGTTCCCGCTGGAGTTTCGACATCCATCAGATCGTCTTCGACCATGCCCTGATCCGCTATGTGGACCAGCCGCTGGACCTGGACTTGCGCTTTGATGTCAGACCACTGACATCAGATATCAACCGTGCCGCCGCGCTGCGTGATCAGCGCGATCAGCGCGATGATGGCGCCCTGATGCTGCAGGCGGCCGTGAGCGGTCGCTATGGACAGGCGCCAGTGCAGGGCCAGCTCCGTGGCGGCGCCTTGCCGGATCTGTTGAACGAAGGCAGCGTCTATCCGCTGCAAGCCGAGGGTGAGGTAGGGGCGGTGCATACCGTCATCCACGGCAATCTCATTGAGCCTCACCATCTGCAGCGCGCCGACCTGCGCATCCGCTTGAGCGGTGACAGCCTGGATCGCCTGTATGCGGCAACAGGGGTACCGCTGCCTTCGACTCAGCCTTTCAGTACCAGCGGTCAACTGACCATCACCCGTGTCGATGCCGAAACCCGGGCCTGGAACTGGCGCTACGAGCACTTCAGTGGCAAGGTCGGCGATAGCGATTTCGCCGGCGATGCCACCTATTACCGTGGACCACCCAAGAATCATCTGACGGTACAGGCCGAGGCCGCTCTGCTGCGCCTCTCTGACTATCTTCCGGCAGCCGGGACGAAGGAAGCGGGCGGCTCATCCAAGTCGCGCGTGCTGCCCGAAAAACCCGCCCAGCCGCAACGCTGGGCCAAGCTCAATGCCGATATCTCCCTGCAAGCCAAGCGTGTGCAATTGCGTCCTGATCTGGAGTGGCAGGACGCCAGCGTCACGCTGCGCCTGCAGGACCAGGTGCTCACTGCCGCACCGCTGCGTTTCAGCATGGCGGGTGGCAAGGGCGAAGGCGAACTCAGCCTGGATGGTCGCCAGTCTGAGATCGGTTCGCACCTGCAAGTGCGCCTGCACGAACTGCAAGTGCGCCAGCTATTTCCTCGCCTGGCCAAGCTTGATGCCAGCTTCGGCAAGCTAGATGGACAAGCCACGCTGACTGGCCAAGGCAATTCGGTGACCGCCATGCTAGCCAGCGCCCATGGCGAGATCCAGGCCGATCTCAGCCAGGGCACCATCAGCCAGTTCATTCTGGAAGCGGCCGGGCTGAACCTGGCCAATGCCGTCTTCGCCAAGTTCTATCGGGACCAGCAGGTCAAGCTACTGTGTGGTGCGGCCGATGTGCGCATCCAGAACGGACTGGCCCAGGTCCGGCGCGGCATCCTCAATACCGAGGATGCGGCCATCGACATCAGCGGCGAGGTCGACCTGGGCAAACAGAGCCTGGCCCTGAACGTCTATCCACGGACCAAGCAGATGCGCATCCTGTCGCTGCGCACTCCTTTGTATGTACGCGGCAGTTTTGCCAAGCCGGACATCGGCGCCAGCAAGAGCGGCCTGGCCGCACGCACCGGCGCGGCCGCTGCGCTGGCACTGGTGGCGCCGATGGCGGCCGTGATCCCGCTGGTCACTCCTGGCCAGGCGATCCCGGACGATTGCACGCCGCATCCGGCACAGTAG
- a CDS encoding sugar ABC transporter substrate-binding protein has product MNKFTRRHFAIAALACAVLPGAAMAQTPAKPKVALVMKSLANEFFLNMENGARDYQKANAGKFDLIANGIKDEQDTANQIKIVEQMIVSKVNALVIAPADSKALVPVVKKAIDAGIIVVNIDNKLDDAALKEKGITVPFVGPDNRKGAKLAGDYLGKQLQKGDKVAIIEGVSTTFNAQQRTLGFQDAMKDVGANVVTVQSGQWEIDQGNKVAASILNAHPDIKAILAGNDNMALGAVAAIRAAGKTGKVLLVGYDNINAIKPMLKDGRVLATVDQFAQQQAVFGIETALKALSEKKPQSALGGVVETKVSLVTK; this is encoded by the coding sequence ATGAACAAATTCACCCGCCGTCATTTCGCCATCGCCGCTCTGGCTTGTGCAGTTCTCCCCGGTGCCGCCATGGCACAGACCCCGGCCAAGCCCAAGGTGGCGCTGGTCATGAAGTCGCTGGCCAACGAGTTCTTCCTGAACATGGAGAACGGTGCCCGCGACTACCAGAAGGCCAATGCCGGCAAGTTCGACCTGATTGCCAACGGCATCAAGGATGAGCAGGATACCGCCAACCAGATCAAGATCGTCGAGCAGATGATCGTCTCCAAGGTCAATGCTCTGGTGATCGCCCCGGCTGACTCCAAGGCCCTGGTGCCGGTGGTCAAGAAGGCCATCGACGCCGGCATCATCGTGGTCAACATCGACAACAAGCTGGACGATGCCGCCCTGAAGGAAAAGGGGATCACCGTGCCGTTCGTCGGCCCCGACAATCGCAAGGGCGCCAAGCTGGCCGGCGACTACCTGGGCAAGCAACTGCAAAAGGGTGACAAGGTCGCCATCATCGAAGGCGTGTCCACCACCTTCAATGCACAGCAGCGTACCCTGGGCTTCCAGGACGCCATGAAGGACGTCGGCGCCAACGTGGTGACCGTGCAGTCGGGTCAGTGGGAAATCGACCAGGGCAATAAGGTCGCCGCCTCGATCCTCAACGCCCACCCGGACATCAAGGCCATCCTGGCCGGTAACGACAACATGGCGCTGGGCGCCGTGGCTGCCATCCGCGCTGCGGGCAAGACCGGCAAGGTGCTGCTGGTGGGCTACGACAATATCAACGCCATCAAGCCGATGTTGAAGGATGGCCGCGTGCTGGCCACCGTCGACCAGTTTGCCCAGCAGCAAGCTGTCTTCGGCATCGAGACCGCCTTGAAGGCGCTCTCCGAGAAAAAGCCGCAAAGCGCCCTGGGTGGCGTGGTCGAGACCAAGGTCTCGCTGGTCACCAAGTAA
- the nhaA gene encoding Na+/H+ antiporter NhaA → MTKTPHQAQGGNAFTRFFAHEAAGGIVLAIAAVLALVVSNSGWRQAYEGFTRIQGTVDIGGLIVLSKPLLLWVNDLWMAVFFFLVGLEIKREFVEGELASRKQAILPAAAALGGMLVPAGIYALINLGDPVALRGWAIPAATDIAFAIGIVMLLGSRVPTSLKVFLTAVAIIDDLGAIVVIALFYTDHLSLAMLGAAGVGTLLLLLFNRSGVRRADVYILVGLVVWICVLKSGIHATLAGVVTALAIPMRDKEGEPLAGALEHGLHPWVAFLVLPMFAFANAGVSLQGMSLSNLFEAIPLGIAAGLVLGKTVGVFGAAWLMIRSGLAAAPSGASTRQFIGVCMLCGIGFTMSLFIGGLAFQGLSPDFEAKLKLGVLGGSILAGLLGTLVLWRKEISAA, encoded by the coding sequence TTGACCAAGACCCCTCACCAGGCCCAAGGCGGTAACGCCTTCACCCGATTTTTTGCCCATGAAGCCGCTGGCGGCATCGTGCTGGCGATCGCCGCCGTGTTGGCCCTGGTGGTCAGCAACAGCGGCTGGCGCCAGGCTTACGAGGGCTTTACCCGGATCCAGGGAACGGTCGACATCGGTGGCCTGATCGTGCTCTCTAAACCCTTGCTGCTGTGGGTCAATGATCTGTGGATGGCGGTGTTCTTCTTCCTGGTCGGACTGGAAATCAAGCGCGAATTCGTCGAGGGCGAACTGGCCTCGCGCAAGCAGGCCATCCTGCCCGCTGCGGCAGCCCTGGGCGGCATGTTGGTGCCGGCCGGCATCTACGCCCTCATCAACCTGGGCGACCCGGTGGCCCTGCGCGGTTGGGCCATTCCGGCTGCCACTGACATCGCCTTTGCCATCGGCATCGTTATGCTGCTGGGCTCGCGCGTGCCAACTTCCCTGAAGGTGTTCCTGACGGCGGTGGCTATCATCGACGACCTGGGGGCCATCGTGGTGATCGCACTGTTCTACACCGATCACCTGTCGCTGGCCATGCTGGGGGCAGCCGGGGTGGGCACGCTGTTGCTGCTGCTGTTCAATCGCAGCGGCGTGCGGCGTGCCGATGTCTATATTCTGGTCGGCCTGGTGGTCTGGATCTGCGTGCTCAAGTCCGGCATCCACGCCACCCTGGCCGGGGTGGTGACCGCGCTGGCCATTCCCATGCGTGATAAGGAGGGCGAGCCGCTGGCCGGCGCCCTGGAGCATGGCCTGCACCCCTGGGTGGCCTTCCTGGTGTTGCCCATGTTCGCCTTTGCCAATGCCGGGGTGTCCTTGCAGGGCATGTCGCTGTCCAACCTGTTTGAAGCGATCCCGCTGGGCATTGCCGCCGGGCTGGTGCTGGGCAAGACCGTCGGCGTATTCGGTGCCGCCTGGCTGATGATACGCAGCGGCCTGGCGGCCGCGCCTAGCGGGGCCAGTACACGGCAATTCATCGGTGTGTGCATGTTGTGCGGTATCGGCTTCACGATGAGTCTGTTCATCGGCGGCCTGGCCTTCCAGGGCTTGAGCCCGGATTTCGAAGCCAAGCTCAAGCTGGGTGTGCTGGGCGGCTCCATCCTGGCGGGACTGTTGGGCACGCTGGTCTTGTGGCGCAAAGAGATATCAGCGGCGTGA
- a CDS encoding methyl-accepting chemotaxis protein produces the protein MFAYFGNLKVAVRLAAVFALIVGLLAVVSITAFVKINNINRSIDQIINDRYLKVRWAFDMRDGINEQIKYLRGMAIDINNAAGNEKRFGQMEVAVKQTKEALDKIAARQVTAVGQKKIKAVDEARQVFDTSRAELMALIRAGKGDAANEYVLRKITDAQNKYLDLARAFADSQSSQLSAEGAKAVEDGAMAIEVTLACSAVAVLASIILGYLMARSIVKPLTEAVRVAENVASGDLTTRIVPHSKDETGQLMQALRKMNDNLVNIVSGVRRGTDSIATASGEIASGNLDLSARTEQQAGSLEETASAMEEMTSTVRQNADNARQANQMAASASQIALQGGEIVGRVVSTMEEINQSSRKIVDIIGVIDGIAFQTNILALNAAVEAARAGEQGRGFAVVATEVRSLAQRSAAAAKEIKALIDDSVAKVEGGSHLVAEAGTTMEQVVNSVRNVTDIVAEISAASAEQSSGIEEINRAVTQMDEGTQQNAALVEQSAAAAKAMQEQAADLAKAISIFKLAEAEMKKTSAPAMVQPQPQPIRKPATTMPKARTVTAPARPIVSAPATAPALKAPSRIDDDAWETF, from the coding sequence ATGTTTGCCTATTTCGGTAATCTCAAAGTAGCGGTGCGCCTGGCGGCCGTTTTCGCCCTCATCGTGGGCTTGTTGGCGGTGGTCAGCATCACGGCCTTCGTCAAGATCAACAACATCAATCGTTCGATCGACCAGATCATCAACGACCGCTACCTGAAGGTACGCTGGGCCTTCGACATGCGCGATGGCATCAATGAGCAGATCAAGTATCTGCGTGGCATGGCCATCGACATCAACAATGCCGCAGGCAACGAAAAGCGTTTCGGCCAGATGGAAGTCGCCGTCAAACAGACCAAGGAAGCACTGGACAAGATCGCAGCGCGCCAGGTCACCGCCGTGGGCCAGAAGAAGATCAAGGCGGTCGATGAAGCACGTCAGGTCTTCGACACCAGCAGGGCCGAGCTCATGGCCCTGATCCGTGCCGGCAAGGGTGACGCGGCCAATGAATATGTGCTGCGCAAGATCACCGATGCCCAGAACAAATACCTGGACCTGGCACGTGCCTTCGCCGATTCCCAATCCAGCCAGTTGAGTGCCGAGGGCGCCAAGGCGGTGGAAGATGGTGCCATGGCCATTGAGGTGACGCTGGCTTGTTCAGCAGTAGCCGTACTGGCGTCTATCATCCTCGGTTACCTGATGGCGCGCTCCATCGTCAAACCCCTCACCGAGGCCGTGCGCGTTGCCGAGAACGTGGCTTCCGGCGACCTGACCACCCGTATCGTGCCCCACTCCAAGGATGAGACCGGGCAGTTGATGCAGGCACTGCGCAAGATGAACGACAACTTGGTCAACATCGTCTCCGGGGTACGTCGTGGCACTGATTCCATCGCTACCGCCTCGGGCGAAATCGCCAGCGGCAACCTGGATCTCTCGGCCCGTACCGAACAGCAGGCCGGCTCGCTGGAAGAAACTGCATCGGCCATGGAAGAGATGACTTCCACCGTACGCCAGAATGCCGACAACGCCCGCCAGGCCAACCAGATGGCGGCCTCGGCCTCGCAGATCGCCTTGCAGGGTGGCGAGATCGTAGGCCGCGTGGTGTCCACCATGGAAGAAATCAACCAGTCCTCTCGCAAGATCGTCGACATCATCGGCGTGATCGATGGCATCGCTTTCCAGACCAACATCCTGGCCTTGAATGCCGCCGTGGAAGCGGCCCGTGCGGGCGAGCAAGGACGTGGCTTTGCCGTGGTCGCCACCGAAGTGCGCAGCCTGGCGCAACGTTCGGCAGCTGCCGCCAAGGAAATCAAGGCCCTCATCGATGACTCGGTGGCCAAGGTCGAAGGCGGCAGCCACTTGGTGGCCGAAGCTGGCACGACCATGGAACAGGTGGTCAACAGTGTGCGCAATGTGACCGACATCGTCGCCGAGATTTCGGCGGCCAGCGCCGAGCAGAGCAGCGGCATCGAGGAAATCAACCGCGCCGTCACCCAGATGGATGAAGGAACCCAGCAGAACGCCGCGCTGGTCGAGCAGTCCGCTGCGGCCGCCAAGGCTATGCAGGAGCAGGCTGCTGATCTGGCCAAGGCGATCAGCATCTTCAAGTTGGCCGAAGCGGAGATGAAAAAGACCTCCGCACCGGCCATGGTCCAGCCCCAACCCCAACCCATCCGCAAGCCGGCGACCACCATGCCCAAGGCCAGGACCGTGACAGCGCCGGCGCGCCCGATCGTGTCTGCGCCAGCTACCGCGCCGGCCCTGAAGGCCCCGTCCCGCATCGATGACGATGCCTGGGAAACCTTCTGA
- a CDS encoding LacI family DNA-binding transcriptional regulator: protein MSTIKDVARLAGVSYTTVSHVLNQTRPVSADARERVLAAVKELDYVPSALARSLRSKVTGSIGLIIPNNTNPYFSELARGIEDHCYGAGYSVILCNSDDDPAKQRDYLQVLQTKRCDGLILATLNQADLKPNGKLDIPTVLLDRAPKELDIDLVSTDNALGGSLAARHLLQLQRRHVACIAGPNGLELSDERVHGFRQTLQEGGLTVADSDLLHADFSGIGGYQAAMHLLRDRALELRPDAIFCCNDMMAIGVLRAAGELQIEVPGQLSVVGFDDIELAQFVHPPLTTVAQNTRKLGNLTAQFLLERIADPSLPARRETVAPQLQLRGSTAPLKKPT, encoded by the coding sequence ATGTCGACCATCAAGGATGTCGCCAGGCTGGCCGGGGTGTCCTACACCACGGTCTCGCACGTGCTCAACCAGACGCGTCCGGTCAGCGCCGACGCCCGCGAGCGCGTGCTGGCCGCAGTCAAGGAGCTGGACTACGTGCCCAGCGCCCTGGCGCGTTCCTTGCGCAGCAAGGTCACCGGCAGTATTGGCCTCATCATTCCCAACAACACCAACCCGTACTTCTCGGAATTGGCGCGCGGGATCGAGGACCATTGCTATGGGGCTGGCTACAGCGTCATTCTCTGCAATTCCGACGATGACCCCGCCAAGCAGCGCGACTACCTGCAAGTGTTGCAGACCAAGCGCTGCGATGGACTCATCCTCGCCACCCTGAACCAGGCTGATCTCAAGCCCAACGGCAAGCTCGATATTCCCACCGTGCTGCTGGACCGTGCGCCCAAGGAACTGGACATCGACCTGGTCAGTACCGACAACGCCCTGGGCGGCAGCCTGGCTGCGCGCCATCTGCTGCAATTGCAGCGCCGCCACGTGGCCTGCATCGCCGGTCCCAATGGGTTGGAATTGTCCGATGAACGTGTCCATGGCTTCCGCCAGACGCTGCAAGAGGGCGGTCTGACGGTAGCCGACAGCGACCTGCTGCACGCCGACTTCAGCGGCATCGGTGGTTACCAGGCGGCCATGCATCTGCTGCGAGATCGTGCGCTCGAGCTGCGGCCGGATGCCATCTTCTGCTGCAACGACATGATGGCCATCGGCGTATTGCGGGCCGCGGGTGAATTGCAGATCGAGGTGCCGGGCCAGTTGTCGGTGGTGGGCTTTGACGATATCGAACTGGCGCAATTCGTCCATCCGCCGCTGACCACGGTGGCACAGAATACCCGCAAGCTGGGCAACCTGACGGCGCAGTTCCTGCTGGAACGCATTGCCGACCCCAGCCTGCCTGCGCGCCGCGAAACGGTGGCGCCGCAACTGCAACTGCGGGGCTCGACGGCCCCGCTAAAAAAACCGACCTGA